One part of the Mariniblastus fucicola genome encodes these proteins:
- a CDS encoding TlpA family protein disulfide reductase, which produces MRTLPILSVSSFVLAAVFALFQFGVACPADAQVKKKDNRYATVQGVIENDSRKAFRVSYDEIKTSLRKIVIPKEPPFPSNWEKMKEEERREWLTQFYQSERGKKFLKDREKLLNDAPSFEVKYNDEGDFVVYDVPPGDYGLQGRIDKEIKGIKYGFEVFARIKVLDDVDQIKLQPIPVTITPLFQTGQPAPPLDLVTSKNEKLHFDLDAYKDHYIFLNFMNSTDMTPGYQQQVQDMYKAIGKSHKLKLVSVVIDEDKTKAIKWLLKKKFTEGSYGFTNGWEHDTIEAYGVRSTPSGWLISPDADRKILMSQHEFFRLARIKNSITEIVRDRIDGKDTPTLAAPPEDGKPPEEESADDEPAKDKKANDKSAEEK; this is translated from the coding sequence ATGCGCACACTCCCAATTCTTTCTGTTTCCAGTTTTGTGCTGGCCGCAGTTTTTGCTCTGTTTCAGTTTGGCGTGGCCTGTCCCGCCGATGCTCAAGTGAAAAAGAAAGACAATCGGTACGCGACCGTTCAGGGCGTCATCGAGAATGATTCGCGTAAGGCGTTTCGGGTCAGCTACGACGAGATCAAGACCTCGCTTCGAAAAATCGTCATCCCTAAGGAGCCTCCTTTCCCATCAAACTGGGAGAAGATGAAAGAAGAAGAGCGACGTGAATGGCTGACGCAGTTCTATCAGAGTGAGCGAGGAAAGAAGTTTCTCAAGGATCGCGAGAAACTACTCAACGACGCTCCGTCTTTCGAAGTCAAATACAACGACGAAGGAGACTTTGTCGTATACGACGTGCCGCCTGGGGATTACGGACTTCAAGGACGAATCGACAAAGAAATCAAAGGTATCAAGTATGGGTTTGAAGTTTTCGCACGCATCAAAGTGCTTGACGACGTCGACCAAATTAAACTCCAACCGATTCCTGTAACCATCACGCCGCTGTTCCAAACTGGACAGCCTGCTCCGCCGCTGGACCTGGTGACATCGAAGAACGAAAAGCTGCACTTCGATTTGGACGCCTACAAGGATCACTACATCTTTTTGAATTTCATGAACTCGACTGACATGACTCCCGGCTATCAACAGCAGGTGCAGGACATGTACAAGGCGATCGGCAAGTCCCACAAACTCAAGTTGGTTTCAGTTGTCATCGATGAGGACAAAACCAAAGCCATCAAGTGGTTGCTGAAAAAGAAGTTCACCGAAGGCAGCTACGGATTCACCAATGGATGGGAGCACGATACGATCGAAGCCTACGGCGTTCGTTCGACGCCTTCGGGGTGGCTAATCAGCCCGGACGCCGATCGAAAGATCCTCATGTCTCAACATGAGTTCTTCCGACTGGCTCGCATTAAAAACTCGATCACGGAAATCGTTCGCGACCGAATCGACGGCAAAGACACGCCGACTCTCGCCGCCCCGCCAGAAGACGGGAAGCCGCCTGAGGAGGAGTCGGCGGATGACGAACCGGCGAAAGACAAAAAAGCGAACGACAAATCAGCCGAAGAAAAGTAA
- a CDS encoding adenylosuccinate synthase, whose product MSGTCVIGLQWGDEAKGKLVDLLTEGKDLVVRYQGGANAGHTVVIGDEVYKLHHIPSGIINDGVLNLISPGVVINPPTILQEIEMLAGRGIDVASRMKISERAHVVMPWHVLEDQMWNRLVTGEDNIGSTLRGIGPCYADKIGRSFAIRIGDMIRDDFADRVRKIVAVKTKVLSAAGSEEVASLDAEKIIAEYSDYAARLKPMVTDTNRIVLDAVDADKAVLFEGAQGSLLDIDHGTFPFVTSSNASGTGISSGSGAPGGFFKRIIGVCKCYATRVGGGPFPTEQENETGEHIRQMGKEFGTTTGRPRRCGWFDAVAVRFTTRLGGVTAIALTMLDVLSELEEIKICTGYELDGETIDWFPSHADDLKKLVPVYETIEGWQQDVTGARTVEDLPEKAIAFCLRLQELIGRPIEFISVGPDRAQTIEVKNLELAKV is encoded by the coding sequence GTGTCTGGAACTTGTGTGATTGGCCTCCAGTGGGGCGATGAAGCCAAAGGCAAACTGGTCGATTTGTTGACCGAGGGTAAAGACCTCGTTGTTCGCTATCAGGGCGGAGCCAACGCTGGACACACCGTCGTGATCGGCGATGAAGTCTATAAACTGCACCACATTCCCAGTGGCATCATCAACGATGGTGTGCTGAATCTGATTTCGCCAGGTGTGGTCATCAACCCGCCGACGATCCTTCAAGAGATTGAAATGCTGGCCGGTCGTGGCATCGACGTCGCCAGTCGAATGAAGATCAGCGAAAGAGCTCACGTCGTGATGCCGTGGCATGTCCTCGAAGATCAAATGTGGAATCGTCTGGTCACAGGTGAAGACAATATTGGTTCAACGCTTCGCGGAATTGGTCCGTGCTATGCCGACAAGATCGGTCGCTCGTTTGCGATTCGAATCGGCGACATGATCCGGGATGACTTTGCCGATCGCGTTCGAAAGATCGTTGCGGTGAAAACCAAAGTTCTTTCGGCGGCAGGATCTGAAGAGGTCGCTTCACTCGACGCCGAAAAAATCATTGCTGAGTACAGCGACTACGCGGCGCGACTCAAACCGATGGTCACCGACACCAATCGGATTGTGCTCGACGCGGTCGACGCTGACAAAGCCGTACTGTTCGAAGGTGCTCAAGGATCATTGTTGGACATCGATCACGGGACGTTTCCGTTTGTAACCAGCAGCAACGCATCGGGCACAGGAATCTCGTCAGGTTCAGGGGCTCCAGGAGGATTCTTCAAGCGAATCATTGGCGTTTGCAAATGCTACGCGACACGCGTCGGTGGCGGTCCCTTTCCGACCGAGCAGGAAAACGAAACTGGCGAGCACATTCGTCAAATGGGAAAAGAGTTCGGCACGACGACCGGTCGCCCACGTCGCTGCGGATGGTTTGATGCCGTCGCCGTTCGGTTTACGACGCGTCTGGGGGGAGTGACCGCGATTGCGTTGACGATGCTGGACGTTTTGAGCGAGCTCGAAGAAATCAAAATTTGCACCGGCTATGAACTCGATGGCGAAACGATCGACTGGTTCCCGTCGCACGCCGACGATTTGAAAAAGCTGGTTCCGGTCTACGAAACCATCGAAGGTTGGCAGCAAGACGTTACCGGTGCTCGTACTGTTGAAGACTTGCCCGAGAAAGCTATTGCTTTCTGCTTGCGATTGCAGGAATTGATTGGCCGTCCGATCGAGTTTATCTCGGTCGGTCCTGATCGCGCTCAAACGATCGAAGTCAAGAACCTTGAACTTGCCAAGGTTTGA
- a CDS encoding PEP-CTERM sorting domain-containing protein (PEP-CTERM proteins occur, often in large numbers, in the proteomes of bacteria that also encode an exosortase, a predicted intramembrane cysteine proteinase. The presence of a PEP-CTERM domain at a protein's C-terminus predicts cleavage within the sorting domain, followed by covalent anchoring to some some component of the (usually Gram-negative) cell surface. Many PEP-CTERM proteins exhibit an unusual sequence composition that includes large numbers of potential glycosylation sites. Expression of one such protein has been shown restore the ability of a bacterium to form floc, a type of biofilm.), whose product MYSKTIATAAIAAAFLLCICVSTGSTLAQSRFSTSAVAVGNTFEDINGDYQLYSDYLEVDSNSDGGFTSVTDVGGSWDGYDRDNIMQTMTLDGSAAAFADYGRIQTYASGTLHNTFYNPQGNLSLYEYDPEADEVLRNPDGVPNHFDVYGYAGFDETLQWGGTAVAYQSTYIFNLHGSNTGEEAFTYIYMKHGDEEAQTWFITDQGDFDLPIYSSTYVHGGAPQDFRLTMFTSFQPNTEHLGDGQTVSGTAAFDRTLELVGIDVRDENGTLLSGVVTGSSGTTYDIMAVPEPTSAVLLGLALAAVMTTRRRVG is encoded by the coding sequence ATGTACTCGAAAACGATCGCCACCGCCGCCATTGCAGCTGCTTTTTTACTCTGCATATGCGTTTCTACCGGATCAACGCTGGCCCAGTCGAGGTTTTCCACCTCAGCTGTCGCTGTCGGCAACACGTTTGAAGACATCAACGGGGACTATCAGCTTTACAGCGACTATCTGGAAGTCGACTCAAATTCCGATGGCGGCTTCACTTCCGTTACCGATGTGGGTGGTTCGTGGGATGGCTATGACCGCGACAACATTATGCAAACGATGACGCTCGATGGCAGCGCGGCTGCGTTTGCTGACTACGGACGCATTCAGACGTATGCGTCCGGAACGCTGCACAACACGTTCTACAACCCACAGGGCAACCTGTCCCTGTACGAATACGACCCGGAGGCGGATGAGGTGCTCCGCAATCCCGATGGCGTACCGAACCATTTCGATGTCTACGGTTACGCCGGTTTTGACGAGACGCTTCAATGGGGCGGAACGGCCGTCGCATATCAGTCGACCTACATCTTCAATCTTCACGGCAGCAATACTGGCGAAGAGGCGTTTACCTATATCTACATGAAGCATGGCGATGAGGAAGCGCAAACGTGGTTCATCACTGACCAGGGTGACTTCGACCTACCGATCTATTCGTCGACATACGTACACGGAGGAGCGCCGCAAGATTTCAGACTGACAATGTTCACGTCGTTTCAGCCGAACACAGAGCACCTCGGCGACGGTCAAACTGTCTCCGGAACGGCTGCATTTGATCGCACGCTCGAACTGGTAGGCATCGACGTTCGCGACGAAAACGGAACGTTGCTCAGCGGCGTGGTGACGGGTTCTTCCGGAACGACATACGATATCATGGCCGTGCCAGAACCAACGTCGGCAGTACTCCTGGGCCTGGCGTTGGCCGCAGTCATGACGACTCGGCGACGAGTGGGCTAA
- a CDS encoding BON domain-containing protein, which yields MRRLLLGLAVAATTLVPGVVKADDTQIADFIQTRLQTEQQQGRLRGFNVDMQVEQGTVWFKGTVSNAQQEMLILQTAQQAGHLGVVQVVDDIEVAASKSTVKPVAYQQPQQPQAAPTQPTYVGPASYAAPPARQEVIVDSGMGGMVSSEPLPFATCGDGGMAMGGMAMGGEPMPAGQAGMGVPSGAPNLPGYAWPGYAAHPNFGAVSYPKQYSASAWPYIGPFYPYPQVPLGWRKVSLEWDDGFWQLDFADKSRH from the coding sequence ATGCGACGTTTACTTTTAGGACTTGCTGTCGCGGCAACAACGCTGGTGCCAGGCGTTGTCAAAGCTGACGACACGCAAATTGCGGACTTCATTCAAACTCGGCTTCAAACCGAGCAGCAGCAGGGTCGCCTTCGCGGCTTTAATGTTGACATGCAAGTCGAACAGGGAACCGTTTGGTTCAAAGGCACCGTTTCGAATGCTCAGCAGGAAATGCTGATTCTTCAAACAGCACAACAGGCCGGCCACCTCGGCGTGGTTCAGGTTGTGGACGACATCGAAGTTGCAGCTTCGAAGTCTACTGTCAAACCGGTTGCCTACCAGCAGCCACAGCAGCCACAAGCTGCACCGACCCAGCCAACTTACGTCGGCCCTGCCAGCTACGCGGCTCCTCCTGCTCGTCAGGAAGTCATCGTAGATTCAGGCATGGGTGGAATGGTTTCAAGTGAACCACTTCCGTTCGCAACTTGTGGCGATGGCGGCATGGCGATGGGTGGAATGGCCATGGGCGGCGAGCCAATGCCTGCCGGTCAAGCTGGAATGGGCGTTCCTTCAGGAGCTCCAAACCTTCCTGGCTACGCCTGGCCTGGTTACGCGGCTCATCCAAACTTCGGTGCGGTAAGCTACCCGAAGCAGTACTCTGCTTCAGCATGGCCTTACATCGGCCCATTCTACCCTTACCCGCAAGTCCCACTGGGATGGCGCAAGGTTAGCCTTGAATGGGACGACGGTTTCTGGCAGCTTGACTTCGCAGACAAGTCACGCCACTAA
- a CDS encoding PSP1 C-terminal domain-containing protein, whose product MSAVHLVQIGLLGTIGKFVAADRNAYVRDVEVICRTARGLEVGRVICAVDSAVAAEEHDGELLRRVGREDRAIVERLDRFRDRAFLACRKLLTERNLRATLVDVEHLFDGQSIWFYFLGEVSPEVESLTNELAEVYESKVKFRKFAETLAQGCGPDCGTGSSCGDCSGCALSGGCGVKKS is encoded by the coding sequence GTGAGTGCTGTTCATCTGGTTCAAATTGGGTTGCTGGGGACGATCGGAAAGTTCGTTGCAGCGGATCGAAACGCCTATGTTCGTGACGTCGAGGTCATTTGCCGGACAGCCCGCGGGCTGGAAGTCGGCCGCGTCATTTGCGCCGTCGATTCGGCGGTGGCTGCTGAAGAACATGACGGTGAGTTGTTGCGTCGTGTCGGGCGGGAAGACAGAGCGATCGTAGAACGACTGGATCGATTTCGCGATCGGGCCTTTCTGGCGTGTCGCAAGTTGCTGACCGAACGCAATCTTCGGGCGACATTGGTTGATGTGGAACATCTCTTTGATGGCCAATCGATCTGGTTTTACTTTTTGGGCGAAGTCAGTCCGGAAGTTGAATCGCTGACCAACGAGCTGGCTGAGGTTTACGAAAGCAAAGTCAAATTTCGCAAGTTCGCCGAAACGTTGGCTCAAGGTTGCGGACCCGATTGCGGGACGGGATCAAGCTGCGGCGATTGCAGCGGTTGCGCTCTGAGCGGTGGCTGTGGCGTAAAGAAAAGCTGA
- a CDS encoding Gfo/Idh/MocA family protein — protein sequence MSNKTSRRGFMKASAATAAGGYLMSNPLTSHAMAPGYRSPNEQPVVGFIGTGIRYHTYLGKAALKHAPCAALADVDSMQAGRALQVVMDAHREAGHPLDTRAHEDYRKVLDRKDIDAVVIGCVDHWHSKVAIDALLAGKDVYCEKPLTLTIREGQQILKVLEKTGRVFQVGTQQRNEFNQLFVKAAAMMREGRIGKCKKVTVALGPSRECDALPQVDPPKHLNWDLWQGQCEVKPYREAPTMTDVTGWGAGHNFGRGHRYYRWFYEYSGGKMTDWGAHHIDIALWALDRLGDDAGKIKINPVSSYHPVPLDDKGMPTSDDRFNTAVNFQVDLTFDDGLEMRVCDVTDGFGNGIMFEGEKGRYFVNRGKLTGKPVEDLEKNPLDESKIGALYASGKRPESNNMGCFFDCIKSRETPSSDVASHHKAMNVCHAINVALRLGREVVYDTKAEDFGDDALANSFIERQQRKGFEINVS from the coding sequence ATGTCAAACAAAACCAGTCGTCGTGGCTTCATGAAAGCCTCTGCCGCAACTGCTGCGGGCGGTTACCTGATGAGCAACCCGCTGACTTCGCACGCGATGGCACCCGGATACCGTAGCCCGAACGAACAACCTGTTGTCGGATTCATTGGTACCGGAATTCGCTACCATACTTACCTTGGCAAAGCTGCACTCAAGCACGCTCCTTGTGCTGCACTTGCGGACGTCGATTCGATGCAAGCTGGCCGCGCGTTGCAGGTCGTCATGGATGCTCACCGCGAGGCTGGCCATCCGCTCGATACACGTGCACATGAAGACTATCGCAAAGTTCTCGACCGCAAAGATATCGATGCCGTCGTGATCGGGTGTGTGGACCATTGGCACAGCAAGGTCGCCATCGACGCGTTGCTGGCTGGCAAAGACGTTTATTGCGAAAAGCCGTTGACGCTGACGATTCGCGAAGGCCAGCAGATCCTCAAAGTCCTTGAGAAAACCGGTCGCGTTTTTCAGGTCGGAACCCAGCAGCGAAACGAGTTCAATCAACTCTTCGTCAAAGCTGCGGCCATGATGCGGGAAGGCCGAATCGGCAAATGCAAAAAGGTCACGGTCGCCCTGGGCCCATCGCGCGAGTGCGATGCGTTGCCTCAAGTTGATCCACCAAAGCATCTCAATTGGGATCTTTGGCAGGGACAATGCGAAGTGAAGCCTTACCGGGAAGCCCCGACGATGACGGATGTCACCGGTTGGGGAGCAGGCCACAACTTCGGTCGTGGTCATCGATACTACCGCTGGTTCTACGAGTACTCGGGCGGCAAGATGACGGACTGGGGCGCTCACCACATCGACATCGCCCTGTGGGCGTTGGATCGCCTGGGGGACGACGCGGGCAAGATCAAGATCAACCCGGTTTCGTCTTACCATCCCGTTCCATTGGATGACAAAGGTATGCCAACGAGCGACGATCGCTTCAACACCGCAGTCAACTTCCAGGTGGACCTGACGTTTGATGACGGTCTTGAAATGCGAGTTTGCGATGTTACCGATGGTTTCGGTAACGGAATCATGTTTGAGGGCGAGAAGGGACGTTACTTCGTCAACCGTGGAAAACTGACGGGTAAGCCTGTCGAAGATTTGGAAAAGAATCCACTGGATGAGTCCAAAATCGGAGCTCTTTACGCCAGCGGCAAGCGACCGGAAAGCAACAACATGGGTTGCTTCTTCGATTGCATCAAGTCTCGTGAGACGCCAAGTTCAGACGTCGCGTCGCATCACAAAGCGATGAACGTCTGCCACGCGATCAATGTGGCGTTGCGACTCGGTCGTGAAGTCGTTTACGACACCAAAGCGGAAGACTTCGGCGATGACGCACTCGCAAACTCGTTTATCGAGCGTCAGCAGCGTAAAGGTTTCGAGATCAACGTTTCGTAA
- a CDS encoding SHD1 domain-containing protein, translating into MKPVFLSKELSPPNRLRLIALLTLVSLFTCVFPAELSAQRRRTQKASKTPKTQIGDIIYFEDGIRYADGIHGLIVNMNRSSKIDLEIVNDEGEIEAIWVLAMGNFSWELVHRYESEKKMTVRTWKSEDGKFEIRAKMVRVESKKIRLEKEDGKSIAVPIDRLSQKDQDYIAKNSDGSETVNENPFDVADTEEFPEDVVMLMERRRDLVDRDIRHQRLAKLSPEMAIGDILQYESRRNGSTYGIVTKLGFFSVVESINEHGELEDDRGFSKGGRWTYFDRQFIAVPMLARTWKSANGKFNLTATLVEVDGDEVVLKKEDGSTMKIALSKLSDSDQTYAARAKKRINVNNDEQLVAERESYSDDLLVLLKRRAEVLKDASLNFEIARDTSRMKSIRLRTGPIKQSGSGESVGLANDSFSLRFPLRAPQNARVENVSYAKASGLLALTAASSFRGKPTLAIVDVESREVITNENGDDIGHEGEVIAISPSGKTLLISSKVVFDRQVELWRFEDGELSKHGTVSFDSFQAPQAHLISDTRGVILSTSGNMTFFDITDRIKPTHQLSVGRFGGRRGFQIAGGDQNCIYILDADTTKLYAVDVETKTCLGGVNFNPKERSSIFSFAQVNPDGKSVVYMEQSRMSVYSLATGKVVSEKDFDGSIVPISSGSNSQFQYLGDDLILTSSGAIFDLDRGLEIGNVDGGFRSSAKYFADGSRLIAEANQHGGGGSFGNEIGGRRGSRQERVSAINSMREDDEYETIQTEVRVERLPIDKINDFVANFKQDDIVTFGKGDSVEVVVRIDGTKKLSDELADYIEDIMAGDDIDIARKSDFVLELTYTVGKREQKTFNVIGFGPRRTRKASLIPKRCAAVLKYRGETVWSQVRSASLNVGSEEALDNNIKLSKELSAEALFDFNYPTSIRKVLPSRKGKFRWE; encoded by the coding sequence ATGAAACCCGTCTTCCTTTCGAAAGAACTCTCGCCACCAAACCGACTCCGATTGATTGCTCTGCTGACGCTTGTTTCTCTGTTTACATGCGTTTTTCCTGCCGAGCTATCTGCCCAGCGTCGACGCACGCAGAAAGCTTCGAAAACGCCCAAAACCCAGATCGGCGACATCATCTACTTTGAGGACGGTATTCGATACGCAGACGGAATTCACGGCCTGATTGTGAACATGAATCGGTCCAGCAAGATTGACCTTGAGATCGTGAATGACGAAGGAGAAATCGAAGCGATTTGGGTATTGGCGATGGGGAATTTTTCCTGGGAGCTCGTTCATCGGTACGAATCTGAAAAAAAGATGACCGTTAGAACGTGGAAGTCGGAAGACGGCAAGTTCGAGATTCGGGCCAAGATGGTTCGTGTCGAATCCAAAAAGATCCGGCTGGAGAAAGAGGACGGGAAGTCGATTGCCGTTCCAATCGATCGCTTGAGCCAAAAGGATCAGGACTACATCGCCAAGAACAGCGACGGTTCCGAAACCGTGAACGAAAATCCATTCGACGTAGCGGACACCGAAGAGTTTCCCGAAGACGTTGTCATGCTGATGGAGCGTCGACGTGATTTGGTCGATCGCGACATTCGCCATCAAAGACTGGCAAAGCTGTCTCCTGAAATGGCGATCGGAGATATTTTGCAGTACGAATCACGACGCAATGGAAGCACCTATGGCATCGTGACCAAGCTTGGATTCTTTAGCGTGGTTGAGTCGATCAATGAGCACGGTGAACTCGAAGACGACCGTGGTTTTTCAAAGGGAGGACGTTGGACCTATTTTGATCGCCAATTTATCGCCGTCCCGATGCTTGCTCGAACATGGAAATCGGCAAACGGAAAATTCAATCTCACCGCGACGCTCGTGGAGGTCGATGGCGACGAGGTTGTCCTGAAGAAAGAGGATGGGAGCACGATGAAGATCGCGCTTTCCAAGCTGAGCGATTCTGACCAGACCTATGCCGCGAGGGCGAAGAAAAGAATCAATGTCAACAACGACGAGCAACTTGTCGCGGAACGCGAAAGCTACAGTGATGATTTGTTGGTGCTGCTTAAACGACGTGCGGAAGTGCTGAAGGATGCCAGCCTGAATTTCGAAATCGCCAGAGATACGTCGCGAATGAAAAGCATCCGGCTTCGAACCGGTCCGATCAAGCAGTCGGGCTCAGGCGAATCCGTTGGGCTGGCCAACGACTCGTTTTCCCTTCGTTTTCCGCTACGAGCGCCACAAAACGCGAGGGTCGAGAACGTCTCCTATGCGAAAGCGTCAGGTTTGCTCGCACTGACCGCCGCCAGCTCGTTTCGAGGAAAACCAACATTGGCGATTGTCGACGTCGAATCGCGGGAAGTAATCACAAACGAGAACGGCGACGATATTGGACATGAAGGAGAAGTGATCGCGATTTCGCCATCCGGTAAAACGCTACTCATTTCCAGCAAAGTCGTGTTTGATCGCCAAGTCGAATTGTGGCGTTTCGAAGATGGCGAACTCAGTAAGCACGGAACGGTTTCGTTCGACTCCTTTCAGGCACCGCAGGCCCATTTAATCAGTGATACGCGAGGAGTCATCCTCAGTACCAGCGGCAACATGACGTTCTTCGACATCACCGATCGCATCAAACCTACGCATCAGCTTTCGGTAGGCAGGTTTGGAGGGCGCCGCGGTTTTCAGATTGCTGGCGGAGATCAAAACTGTATCTATATTCTCGATGCAGACACCACGAAACTCTACGCGGTCGATGTTGAAACGAAGACGTGCCTTGGTGGTGTGAACTTCAATCCCAAGGAGAGAAGTTCGATCTTTTCGTTTGCTCAAGTCAATCCTGATGGTAAATCCGTCGTCTACATGGAACAGTCTCGAATGAGCGTCTACAGTCTCGCGACCGGAAAAGTTGTTTCCGAGAAAGATTTCGATGGATCGATCGTTCCCATCTCCAGCGGCAGCAACAGCCAGTTTCAATACCTCGGCGACGACCTCATTCTGACCTCCAGTGGAGCGATCTTTGATCTCGATCGAGGACTCGAAATTGGAAACGTCGATGGAGGATTCAGGTCCAGCGCGAAGTATTTTGCAGACGGGTCCCGGCTTATCGCCGAAGCAAATCAGCACGGTGGCGGTGGTTCGTTTGGAAACGAAATCGGTGGCCGCCGCGGAAGTCGACAGGAACGCGTGTCGGCCATCAACTCCATGCGGGAAGATGACGAGTACGAAACGATTCAGACGGAAGTTCGCGTCGAACGATTGCCCATAGATAAGATCAATGATTTCGTTGCTAACTTCAAACAGGACGACATCGTAACCTTTGGCAAAGGCGATTCTGTGGAAGTCGTTGTGCGTATCGATGGTACGAAGAAGCTGTCCGACGAATTGGCGGACTATATCGAAGACATTATGGCCGGAGACGACATTGATATCGCCCGGAAAAGCGATTTCGTGCTCGAGCTAACCTACACTGTTGGCAAACGCGAACAGAAAACATTCAACGTGATTGGATTCGGTCCTCGGAGAACCCGAAAGGCATCTCTCATTCCCAAACGATGCGCTGCGGTACTGAAGTATCGAGGCGAGACGGTTTGGTCCCAAGTGAGGTCAGCATCGTTGAACGTTGGTAGTGAGGAAGCGCTCGACAACAACATCAAGCTATCCAAAGAGCTGTCAGCCGAAGCGTTGTTCGATTTCAACTATCCGACCAGCATTCGCAAAGTTCTGCCCAGCCGAAAAGGAAAGTTTCGCTGGGAGTAG
- a CDS encoding WecB/TagA/CpsF family glycosyltransferase, with product MMNKTQLFGINIDVLDMSGAVDRLRNWIEGDNSGCKYVVTPNVDHAVLFQENALLREAYEGADMVLADGHPIVWTSMLSGKRLPERVAGSELVPQLFDSFNRNGTLRVFLLGAAEGVGARAAENMKSQWPNVETVGVYSPPLGFEKKPEESEIILEKLAEAKADVVIVGLGAPKQEIWVSQYADRIPATAALCVGATIDFLAGEKKRAPVWMQQSGVEWLHRMCSEPKRLVKRYARDAWIFPQLVLKQLFGQKHA from the coding sequence ATGATGAACAAAACTCAGCTATTTGGAATCAACATCGACGTCCTCGACATGTCAGGCGCCGTCGATCGATTAAGGAATTGGATCGAAGGCGACAATTCCGGATGCAAGTACGTCGTGACGCCAAATGTCGATCACGCGGTGCTGTTTCAGGAAAACGCGTTGCTGCGTGAGGCCTATGAAGGCGCCGACATGGTTCTTGCCGACGGCCATCCAATCGTGTGGACTTCGATGCTCAGCGGTAAACGATTGCCTGAACGTGTGGCAGGTTCCGAGTTGGTGCCGCAACTATTTGACAGCTTCAACCGGAACGGCACGCTGCGTGTGTTTTTGCTCGGGGCAGCCGAAGGCGTCGGTGCTCGCGCGGCAGAGAACATGAAGTCGCAATGGCCAAACGTAGAAACGGTTGGCGTCTACAGTCCGCCGCTGGGGTTTGAAAAGAAGCCCGAAGAGTCAGAGATCATCCTGGAAAAACTGGCTGAGGCGAAAGCCGACGTCGTGATCGTGGGCTTGGGTGCGCCGAAGCAGGAGATCTGGGTCAGCCAATACGCCGATCGAATTCCTGCGACCGCAGCGTTGTGCGTCGGAGCAACGATCGACTTCCTTGCTGGAGAGAAGAAACGGGCACCGGTCTGGATGCAGCAATCCGGAGTCGAATGGCTGCACCGCATGTGCTCCGAGCCAAAACGGCTGGTCAAACGATACGCCCGCGATGCATGGATCTTTCCGCAGTTGGTATTGAAACAACTGTTCGGCCAGAAGCACGCGTAG